A region of the Longimicrobium sp. genome:
GGCGAATCGAAGCGCATCGCCTCGCCGGTGCGCGGGTGCGTAAAGCGCAGCTCCGTGGCGTGAAGGAACTGCCGCGGCGTGCGGCGAGCCAGCCCCGCCGCCCACGCCCGCTCCGGCCCGCCGAACCCCTTGTGCCGCTCCAGCCCATAGGTGCGGTCGCCCACCACCGGGTGCCCCAGGTGCAGCAGGTGCACGCGGATCTGGTGCGTGCGCCCCGTGTCCAGCTCCGCGCGCACCAGGTCTGCCGCGCGCCACCGCTCCAGGCGGATGAACCGCGTCCGCGCCGGCCGCCCGTCCTCCACCACCGCCATCTTCCTGCGGTCGGTGTGATGCCGGCCGATGGGCGCGTCCACCGGGATCACGTCCGCGGCCAGCCGCCCCCACGCCGCCGCGAGGTACGCGCGCCGGATCCGCCGCGCCTTGAGCTCGTCGGAAAGGGCGCGGTGCGCGTCGTCGTTCTTGGCCACCACCATCAGCCCCGACGTGTCCTTGTCCAGCCGGTGCACGATTCCCGGCCGCAGCACCCCGCCGATTCCCGACAGGTCGCGCACGGCGTGAAGCAGCGCGTTCACCAGCGTGCCCTGCGGGTTGCCGGGCGCGGGATGGACGACCAGGCCGGGAGGCTTGTCGATCACCAGCAGGTCGTCGTCCTGGTGGACGATGGCGAGGGGAATGTCCTGCGCGGCGAGCGGGGAGGGCGCGGGAGGGGGGATCAGCACCTGCACGCGGTCGCCAGGGACGGGGCGGTCGCGCTTCTTGGGGACGGCGCCGTTCAGCAGGACGCGGCCGTCCTCGATCAGCTGCGTGG
Encoded here:
- a CDS encoding RluA family pseudouridine synthase; this encodes MTLPDDAVELVAGDEAGDRLDSWLAARLDLSRSRATQLIEDGRVLLNGAVPKKRDRPVPGDRVQVLIPPPAPSPLAAQDIPLAIVHQDDDLLVIDKPPGLVVHPAPGNPQGTLVNALLHAVRDLSGIGGVLRPGIVHRLDKDTSGLMVVAKNDDAHRALSDELKARRIRRAYLAAAWGRLAADVIPVDAPIGRHHTDRRKMAVVEDGRPARTRFIRLERWRAADLVRAELDTGRTHQIRVHLLHLGHPVVGDRTYGLERHKGFGGPERAWAAGLARRTPRQFLHATELRFTHPRTGEAMRFDSPLPPDLAAAAEWARGAEEQPRS